One Nostoc sp. CENA543 genomic window, TAAATCTTTCGTTCCCTTTGTACATCCTGATGATGTCCAAATTTGTACAGATTATTTATCAACGGTTTTTAAAATCGGCAAAAAACAAGAACCCATTGAATATCGAGTCAAGCATAAAAATGGGGAATGGCGATGGCACACAAGTAGTGCAGGTGCGATTAAAAATGCCGACAACCAAGTCTTATATTTTGTAGGCATTTCTTACGACATTACAAAACGTAAACAACAAGAAGCAATTCTCACTCACAGAATTCAGTTAGCAGACTTTCGGGCGGAAGTTGACGCTTGTTTGACTCAAAGTTTTACTTTACAGCAGATGATGTCTGGCTGTACCGAAGCCATCGTCAAACATTTAGATGCAGCTTTTGCCAGGATTTGGATATTGAATAAACAAGAAAACGTCCTAGAGTTGCAAGTCAGTTCGGGAATTTATACCCACATTGACGGCAATTATCAACGTGTACCAGTCGGTCAATACAAAATAGGTTTAATTGCCCAAGAAGGTCAACCCCATTTAACCAACTCAGTCCAAACAGATTCCCGCATCAGTGACAAGGAATGGGCTAAACAAGAGGGAATGGTAGCGTTTGCTGGTTATCCTTTAATGGTAGAAGGAGAAAATTTAGGCGTAATTGCCATGTTTTCTCGCCACACATTAACTGAATCAACCTTTGATATTTTAGGCATTGTCGCACACGAAATTGCCATTGGCATTAAGCGCAAACAGACTGAAGCTGCCCTGCGAGAATCGGAAGCAAAATTCCGAGAAATTGCCCAAAAAGAAGCATTGCTTAACCGTCTTGCTAGTCAGATTCGCGCCTCTTTAGAACTTAATTATATTGTAGAAACCGCAGTCACAGAAATTCACCAACTTTTCCAAATTGATCGCTGTGCTTTTTGGTGGTACAGACAAAATACAGATGTACCTAATTGGGAAATTGTCTATGAAGTCCAAAATTATCCTGAAAAATGTTTGCTATCTCCTGAAATTCAAAATACAGAAGTACAACTCATAGCCGAAAAAACATTAAATAAAGAGATTATCCGCATCGATAATGTAGAGACATTGACAGATACTGCTGCCCAAAAGTTTTTACGAGATTTTCACCTGACAGCTTTTTTAGCTTTGCCTGTACACACACAATCAGGAGAAATTGGGGCGTTTACCTGTAGTTATTGTAGTGGTTTTCGACCTTGGTTAAATCATGAAGTGGAATTACTACAATCTGTAACAAATCAGCTAGCGATCGCCATAGACCAAGCTAAACTCTACACCCAAAGCCGCATCGCTGCTCAAACTGCCCAAGAAAAAGCCCAGCAATTAGAAGCCGCCTTACGAGAATTACAACAAACCCAAGTCCAGTTAATTCATTCTGAAAAAATGTCTAGTTTGGGGCAATTAGTAGCAGGTATTGCCCACGAAATTAATAACCCTGTAAATTTTATTTACGGTAACATCAACCACGCCCGTGAATATGTTAAAGATTTGCTGGATTTAGTTGAACTATATAAACAAAATTATTGTCCACCAGTGGCAGAAATTCGGGAATTTATTGATGCTATAGATTTAGATTTTCTCACACAAGATTTACTCAAAGTTTTAAATTCCATGAATTTAGGAGCAGAACGAATTCGGCAGTTAGTTCTCTCCTTAAGGAACTTCTCCCGTTTAGACGAGGACGGCATGAAGTTGGTAGATATTCATGAAGGTATTGATAGCACTTTGTTAATCTTACAAAACCGCCTGAAAGCCAAACCAGGATTTACGGAAATTCAAATTATTAAAGAATATGGTGATTTACCAAAAGTAGTCTGTCACGCTGGACAGATGAACCAAGTATTTATGAACTTATTGGCAAATGCAATTGATGCTTTAGAAGATGCCACAACAGATGACCAAGAAAATTTAACGCCACCTCAAATTCGCATTCAAACGCAATTGACTGATGATCAGCAAGTGATGATTACCATTGCCGATAATGGCCCTGGAATGACGGAAGAAATTCGCGATCGCTTATTTGACCCCTTCTTTACCACAAAACCTGTAGGCAAAGGCACTGGGATTGGTTTGTCAATCAGCTATCAAATCATTGTCAATAAACACCAAGGGAAATTAGTATGTATCTCCACTCCAGGTAAAGGAGCAAAGTTTATCATTACCATTCCCCTATTAAAATCATCTAGTTGAGCAACTATCCAATGTGGGAGTTTTGAGTGATTGGTAACAATTACGCTATATTGAGTGAGCAGCACACAAAACGGCTACAATCAAAATCATATGGGTTTACGATGTACAAATACAATTGTGACAATCGCTACATCAAATATTGAGCAATCAGTAAATTTCTATAGTCACTTGTTGACCCAAAATCCGATAAATTTAATTCCCAACATCTATGCTGAATTTCAGTTTCCAGGTTTGCGGTTAGGGATTTTTCAACCGAAAAAAACGCACAATCATGAATTTATAGACTCAGGAAAAAGTAAAATGAGTCTATGTTTAGAGGTGAGTAACCTAGAAACAGCGATCGCCCACATCAGTAATTTAGGTTATCCCCCACCTGGAAAAATCATTGTAGCCTCACACGGCAAAGAAATCTACGCCTATGACCCCGACGGCAACCGCTTGATTTTACATCAATCAGCAGATAGTGACAAAAACACAGAAATCAGGGCGTAAGAAGAAGAGAAACAACAAAATAAAACCAATTTGCAATTCGCAATTCGCAATTCGCAATTTGCAATTCGCAATAAATTTGCTTTTATCCCAATCCCCAGTCCCCAATCCCCAATCCCTAACCTATGGGCTTAACAGATAACTACAAACTCAACCTGATTCAGTGGTATCCAGGACATATTGCCAAAGCAGAAAAGAATCTCAAAGAACAGCTATCACGAGTAGATGTAGTTTTTGAGGTACGGGATGCGCGGATACCTTTAGCGACGCGCCATCCCCAAATCGATGAATGGGTGGGCAATAAAACACGCATATTAGTATTAAATAGATTAGATATGATCCCAACCCAAGTGCGATCGCTATGGGTGAATTACTTTCAAAATCGGGATGAAGAACCCTATTTTACCAATGCCCAACATGGTCAAGGCGTAAATGCCCTTGCCAAAGCCGCCCAAGCCGCAGGCGTAGCACTCAATCAAAGAAGACGCGATCGCGGAATGTTACCGCGTCCCGTCCGGGCTGTAGTCATAGGTTTTCCCAACGTCGGTAAATCCGCACTCATCAACCGTTTATTAGGTAAGCGCGTTGTCGAAAGTGCCGCCCGTCCAGGGGTAACACGCCAACTGCGCTGGGTACGGATCAGTGATCAGCTAGAATTACTCGACGCGCCAGGAGTCATCCCTGCCAAATTAGGGAATCAAGAAGCAGCCGTCAAACTCGCCATTTGTGACGATATTGGTCAAGCCTCCTACGATAATCAGCTAGTTGCAGCCGCCCTCGTAGATTTAATCAACTCCCTCCAAGAACAAGCCGGGGAATTATTACCAAAATCACCCCTATACTCACGTTATGACCTCGACCCCATCCCCCACACCGGAGAAGCCTATTTACACGTTTTAGCCGAACAT contains:
- a CDS encoding GAF domain-containing protein, giving the protein MSLSNNESTSVENTIKQLQTEVGEHNPTQQKLSPKSLELSGLLQLIPDTYLRLDAEGKILEYKPGATEYADNLPKITLDKPFIAQFPQQIGDEFQQAIAKTLQTQSPVNITYDLSVTDIVYTFTAKFLALSSQEIIVLIRENYHRLKTQLLDKYHQFQDILENSNNIIFVLTTTGEFAYASPNWTEILGHDIAEVIGKSFVPFVHPDDVQICTDYLSTVFKIGKKQEPIEYRVKHKNGEWRWHTSSAGAIKNADNQVLYFVGISYDITKRKQQEAILTHRIQLADFRAEVDACLTQSFTLQQMMSGCTEAIVKHLDAAFARIWILNKQENVLELQVSSGIYTHIDGNYQRVPVGQYKIGLIAQEGQPHLTNSVQTDSRISDKEWAKQEGMVAFAGYPLMVEGENLGVIAMFSRHTLTESTFDILGIVAHEIAIGIKRKQTEAALRESEAKFREIAQKEALLNRLASQIRASLELNYIVETAVTEIHQLFQIDRCAFWWYRQNTDVPNWEIVYEVQNYPEKCLLSPEIQNTEVQLIAEKTLNKEIIRIDNVETLTDTAAQKFLRDFHLTAFLALPVHTQSGEIGAFTCSYCSGFRPWLNHEVELLQSVTNQLAIAIDQAKLYTQSRIAAQTAQEKAQQLEAALRELQQTQVQLIHSEKMSSLGQLVAGIAHEINNPVNFIYGNINHAREYVKDLLDLVELYKQNYCPPVAEIREFIDAIDLDFLTQDLLKVLNSMNLGAERIRQLVLSLRNFSRLDEDGMKLVDIHEGIDSTLLILQNRLKAKPGFTEIQIIKEYGDLPKVVCHAGQMNQVFMNLLANAIDALEDATTDDQENLTPPQIRIQTQLTDDQQVMITIADNGPGMTEEIRDRLFDPFFTTKPVGKGTGIGLSISYQIIVNKHQGKLVCISTPGKGAKFIITIPLLKSSS
- a CDS encoding glyoxalase; the protein is MGLRCTNTIVTIATSNIEQSVNFYSHLLTQNPINLIPNIYAEFQFPGLRLGIFQPKKTHNHEFIDSGKSKMSLCLEVSNLETAIAHISNLGYPPPGKIIVASHGKEIYAYDPDGNRLILHQSADSDKNTEIRA
- the ylqF gene encoding ribosome biogenesis GTPase YlqF, with amino-acid sequence MGLTDNYKLNLIQWYPGHIAKAEKNLKEQLSRVDVVFEVRDARIPLATRHPQIDEWVGNKTRILVLNRLDMIPTQVRSLWVNYFQNRDEEPYFTNAQHGQGVNALAKAAQAAGVALNQRRRDRGMLPRPVRAVVIGFPNVGKSALINRLLGKRVVESAARPGVTRQLRWVRISDQLELLDAPGVIPAKLGNQEAAVKLAICDDIGQASYDNQLVAAALVDLINSLQEQAGELLPKSPLYSRYDLDPIPHTGEAYLHVLAEHRHQGDVERTARQLLTDYRKGLLGTMPLELPPS